In Patescibacteria group bacterium, a single window of DNA contains:
- a CDS encoding UDP-N-acetylmuramoyl-L-alanyl-D-glutamate--2,6-diaminopimelate ligase yields the protein MLKSILKKIIPKKLFIFYYQSLALLAAFFYNQPSQKMIVIGITGTAGKSTVVNLVGRILEKAGYQCGWATTFNFKVGPKEWINKTKMTMLGRFALQKMLKQMLAAGSKYAIIETSSEGIIQSRHLGINYDVAVFTNLSPEHIESHGGFDKYRQAKQKLFYNLTKKHKRINGRTIKKVIVANLDDENAEHFLKFPADEKYGYTIKNLESRIKNLEGLKVVKAENICLDSNNSKFQILNSKFIINLAGEFNVYNSLAAICVALSQGVSLEICQKALEEIELMPGRMEKIITHPFEVIVDYAHTPESLEQVYKTLQNSKFQIPNSKLICVLGAAGGGRDKWKRPKLGELAEKYCDHIIITNEDPYNENPEKIIDEIISGIKNKNQDKILKIIDRREAIRKALSLAKEKDVVVITGKGCEQCIMGQNNTRFFWDDREVAKEEFNKI from the coding sequence ATGTTAAAATCAATTCTTAAAAAAATTATTCCCAAAAAATTATTTATTTTTTATTACCAGTCTTTAGCTTTATTGGCTGCTTTTTTTTATAATCAGCCGAGCCAAAAAATGATTGTTATCGGCATAACCGGCACGGCCGGTAAGTCAACTGTGGTAAATTTGGTCGGTCGGATTTTGGAAAAAGCCGGCTATCAATGCGGTTGGGCGACAACTTTCAATTTTAAAGTGGGCCCAAAAGAGTGGATTAATAAGACAAAAATGACCATGCTTGGCCGTTTTGCTCTTCAAAAAATGCTTAAACAGATGCTCGCAGCAGGCTCTAAATACGCGATAATTGAGACTTCTTCAGAAGGAATCATCCAAAGTCGCCATTTGGGAATTAATTACGATGTGGCGGTTTTTACCAATCTCAGCCCGGAACATATTGAATCTCACGGCGGTTTTGATAAATATCGCCAGGCCAAACAAAAACTTTTTTATAATTTAACAAAAAAACATAAACGAATTAATGGTCGGACGATTAAGAAGGTGATTGTTGCTAATTTGGATGACGAAAATGCGGAACATTTTTTAAAATTTCCGGCTGATGAAAAATATGGCTATACAATTAAGAATCTAGAATCTAGAATTAAGAATTTAGAAGGATTAAAAGTTGTTAAAGCCGAAAATATCTGTTTGGATTCAAATAATTCTAAATTCCAAATTCTAAATTCCAAATTCATAATTAATTTAGCCGGAGAGTTTAATGTTTATAATTCTTTGGCGGCGATTTGTGTTGCCTTATCTCAAGGAGTGAGTTTGGAAATTTGCCAAAAAGCGCTGGAAGAAATTGAACTAATGCCCGGCCGAATGGAAAAAATAATTACTCATCCGTTTGAAGTAATCGTTGATTATGCGCATACTCCGGAGAGCTTAGAGCAAGTTTATAAAACTCTTCAAAATTCCAAATTCCAAATTCCAAATTCCAAATTGATATGTGTGCTTGGCGCGGCCGGCGGGGGACGGGACAAATGGAAAAGACCGAAATTGGGAGAACTGGCGGAAAAATATTGTGATCATATTATCATTACCAACGAAGATCCGTATAATGAAAATCCGGAAAAAATTATTGATGAAATAATTTCCGGAATTAAAAATAAAAATCAAGATAAAATTTTAAAAATTATTGATCGGAGAGAGGCGATTAGAAAAGCTTTAAGTTTGGCCAAAGAAAAAGACGTGGTGGTGATAACAGGCAAGGGGTGCGAGCAGTGCATTATGGGTCAGAATAATACCAGGTTTTTTTGGGATGATAGAGAGGTGGCAAAAGAAGAATTTAATAAAATATAG
- a CDS encoding DNA-directed RNA polymerase subunit beta: protein MSRTPRKYFSKSRFSIGLPDLIQIQKDSYKWFLDKGIKELLQEFSPIEDFVGKNFELKFLDYKIGEPKFDEVTSKNRNLNYEVPLKVKVRLTSRLTGKRVDQEVYFGDLPLMTDRGTFIINGIERVIVKQLIRSPGVFFDTELVKGRFSYKTKIIPERGAWLEFEIDPHKIIYVRIDRQRKTPVSSLLRVFGVGSDQEILDLFTPKNLPKTKEEVKKEIPYLDYIRATIEKDPSSSEDEGLIEVYRKIRPGDLATVDNARSLIHAMFFNPHRYDLSKVGRFKINERFNFSDKVDERVVRVEDLVRILKELIKLDYHQLIADDIDHLANRRIRAVGELVQNRIRVGLLRLQRIVRDRMSTLEGKNLLPGQLINVRPISGVIREFFMSSQLSQFMDQTNPLSELEHKRRLTVAGPGGLSRDRAGFEVRDVHRTFYGKICPIATPEGPNVGLVGHLACYARLDEYGFIETPYRKVTNGVLTNQIVYLNSLDEDRHTTAPFSTQFDENGRIVEQKVEARVNGRPGFSTRDKVEFIDVAPNQIVSVGTSLIPFLEHDDGVRALMGTNMQRQAVPLIRPEAPLVGTGIEANIAKDSGYLIQADMSGKVTEVDGNHVKISNKSGKTRTYNLIKYDRSNFDTCINQKPVVEKGQEVEPGDILVEGSAMEDGELALGHNILVAFMSWEGGNYEDAILLSSKLVQQDKFSSIYIDEHIIEVRETKFGPEVITRDIPNVSEEKLKNLDDEGIVRIGAEVKSGDILVGKITPKGEMELSAEEKLLRAIFGEKARDVRDTSLYLEHGEHGKVISIKIFSRDAGDKLPPGVVKSIKVLVADLRKAQVGDKMAGRHGNKGVISRIVPEENMPYLEDGTPVDIILNPLGVVSRMNLGQILETHMGFAAQKLGYKVATPAFNGINEKTIKEELVKAGYPASGKMTLYDGRNGLKFEEPVTVGYIYMLKLNHLVEDKIHQRSIGPYSLITQQPLGGRAQFGGQRFGEMEVWALEGYGAAHSLQEMLTIKSDDVPGRTKAYESIIKGEPVREVHIPESFNVLVNELRGLGLSVEMLRDGKCVNTEPNKPNKKS from the coding sequence ATGTCTCGTACTCCTAGAAAATATTTTTCAAAATCTCGTTTTAGTATAGGATTGCCGGATTTGATTCAGATACAAAAAGATTCTTATAAATGGTTTTTGGACAAAGGGATTAAAGAATTATTGCAAGAATTTTCGCCTATTGAAGATTTTGTCGGTAAAAATTTCGAATTGAAATTTTTGGATTATAAAATCGGCGAACCGAAGTTCGACGAAGTTACTTCTAAAAATAGAAATTTGAATTACGAAGTGCCACTCAAAGTCAAAGTGCGATTAACCAGCAGGTTAACCGGAAAAAGGGTAGACCAAGAAGTTTATTTTGGAGACCTTCCACTGATGACCGATCGGGGCACTTTTATTATTAACGGAATTGAAAGAGTCATTGTTAAACAATTAATCAGATCGCCCGGCGTGTTTTTTGACACGGAATTAGTCAAGGGGCGATTTTCTTATAAAACAAAAATTATTCCCGAGAGAGGAGCTTGGCTTGAATTTGAAATTGATCCTCATAAAATTATTTATGTCAGAATTGATCGTCAGAGAAAAACTCCGGTTTCTTCTCTTTTGAGAGTTTTCGGCGTCGGTTCGGATCAGGAAATTTTAGATTTATTCACGCCGAAAAATTTACCCAAAACAAAAGAAGAAGTAAAAAAAGAAATTCCTTATCTTGATTATATCAGAGCAACCATAGAAAAAGATCCGTCGTCTTCCGAAGATGAAGGATTAATTGAAGTTTATCGAAAAATCAGACCCGGAGATTTGGCTACCGTGGATAATGCCCGCAGCTTGATCCACGCCATGTTTTTCAATCCTCATCGTTACGATTTAAGCAAAGTCGGACGTTTCAAAATAAATGAAAGATTTAATTTTTCCGACAAAGTTGATGAGCGCGTTGTTCGAGTTGAGGACTTGGTGAGAATTCTTAAAGAATTGATTAAATTGGATTATCATCAATTGATTGCCGATGATATTGATCATTTGGCAAATCGAAGAATCAGAGCCGTAGGCGAGTTGGTTCAAAACAGAATCAGAGTGGGCTTATTAAGGCTTCAGCGCATTGTCAGAGACAGAATGAGTACTTTGGAAGGCAAGAATTTATTGCCCGGACAATTGATTAATGTCAGACCGATTAGCGGAGTAATTCGCGAATTTTTCATGTCCAGTCAGTTATCTCAATTTATGGATCAAACCAATCCGCTTTCAGAATTGGAACATAAGCGCAGATTAACCGTGGCCGGTCCCGGCGGTTTAAGCCGAGACAGAGCCGGTTTTGAAGTGCGCGATGTGCATCGAACTTTTTATGGAAAAATTTGTCCAATTGCCACACCGGAAGGACCAAACGTCGGTTTAGTCGGACACTTGGCTTGCTATGCCCGACTTGATGAATACGGATTTATTGAAACGCCTTACCGCAAAGTGACAAACGGAGTTTTAACAAATCAAATTGTTTATTTGAATTCTTTAGATGAAGATCGACATACCACGGCTCCATTTTCCACTCAGTTTGATGAAAACGGAAGAATCGTTGAGCAAAAAGTGGAAGCAAGGGTTAACGGCCGTCCGGGTTTTAGCACAAGAGATAAAGTGGAATTTATCGATGTGGCGCCAAACCAAATTGTCAGTGTCGGCACTTCATTGATTCCATTTTTGGAACACGACGATGGTGTCAGAGCCTTGATGGGAACAAACATGCAACGTCAGGCTGTTCCTTTAATCAGACCGGAAGCTCCGCTTGTCGGAACCGGTATTGAAGCTAATATTGCCAAGGATTCCGGTTATTTAATACAAGCTGATATGTCAGGCAAGGTAACAGAAGTTGACGGCAATCATGTTAAAATTTCAAATAAAAGCGGTAAAACCAGAACTTATAATTTAATCAAATACGATCGCTCAAATTTTGATACTTGTATTAATCAAAAACCCGTAGTGGAAAAAGGACAAGAAGTTGAGCCGGGTGATATTTTAGTGGAAGGTTCGGCAATGGAAGACGGGGAATTGGCACTCGGTCATAATATTTTAGTGGCCTTTATGTCTTGGGAAGGAGGCAATTATGAAGATGCTATTTTGTTATCTTCAAAATTGGTCCAGCAAGATAAATTCAGTTCAATTTATATTGACGAACATATTATTGAAGTTCGCGAAACAAAATTCGGTCCGGAAGTGATTACTCGCGACATACCGAATGTCAGTGAAGAAAAATTAAAAAATCTTGATGATGAAGGCATTGTCAGAATCGGCGCCGAAGTCAAATCAGGAGATATTTTAGTCGGTAAAATTACGCCAAAAGGCGAAATGGAATTATCGGCTGAAGAAAAACTTTTACGCGCTATCTTTGGAGAAAAAGCCCGCGATGTTCGCGATACTTCTCTTTATCTTGAACACGGCGAACATGGAAAAGTAATCAGTATTAAAATATTCTCGCGTGATGCAGGAGACAAGCTTCCGCCAGGCGTAGTCAAATCAATTAAAGTTTTGGTTGCTGATTTGAGAAAAGCGCAAGTGGGAGACAAAATGGCAGGCCGACACGGAAATAAAGGTGTAATTTCCAGAATTGTTCCTGAAGAAAATATGCCGTATTTGGAAGACGGCACGCCGGTTGATATTATTTTAAATCCGCTTGGCGTAGTTTCCAGAATGAATTTGGGACAAATCTTAGAAACACACATGGGCTTTGCCGCTCAAAAATTAGGTTATAAAGTGGCTACCCCGGCCTTTAATGGTATTAATGAAAAAACAATCAAAGAAGAATTGGTTAAAGCCGGTTATCCGGCCAGCGGAAAAATGACTCTTTATGATGGCCGCAATGGTTTAAAATTTGAAGAACCGGTAACCGTCGGATATATTTACATGTTGAAATTAAATCACTTGGTTGAAGATAAAATTCATCAACGTTCAATCGGTCCTTATTCATTGATTACGCAGCAGCCACTCGGCGGACGAGCTCAATTCGGCGGACAGAGATTCGGTGAAATGGAAGTCTGGGCGCTTGAAGGTTATGGCGCGGCTCATTCGTTACAGGAAATGCTGACAATCAAATCAGACGATGTACCCGGCCGAACCAAAGCTTATGAATCAATTATCAAAGGCGAACCGGTGAGAGAAGTTCACATCCCGGAATCTTTTAACGTTTTGGTAAACGAATTGAGAGGATTGGGATTGAGCGTGGAAATGTTAAGAGACGGTAAATGCGTAAATACCGAACCAAATAAACCGAATAAAAAATCATAA